GAGGCCGCCTACGGGCTGGGCGCTGACGGAAAGCTGGACTCCACCGCGCGCGACGTCGCGACCGACCTTTCGCTGTTGGGCTCCGGCAGCGGACGCCCGGCCACGCCGCTGGGGCGCCTCGTGCTGGCACTGGCCGCCCGAAGGGACGCTGGCTCCGGACCGATCGCCGTAGTCTGCTGCGATAACCTGTCCAACAACGGAGCGGTTGCCCGGCAGGCTGTCGCCGGGTTTGCCAGCGCCTGGGATTCCGGGCTTGCTGCCTGGATCGATACCAACGTCAGCTTCGTCAGCACGTCCGTTGACCGCATTACCCCGCGGACCATGGAACAGGATCTCGATGATGTGCGGAAAGCCTGCGGGTACCGCGACAATTCGCCCGTGGTGGCCGAGCCCTTCTCCAGCTGGGTGCTCAGCGGCGACTTCCCTGCCGGGCGGCCCCGCTGGGAAGACGCCGGTGCCCTCTTTGTCGAGGACATCGAGCCCTACGAAAACCGCAAACTGTGGCTGCTCAACGGCGCACACTCACTGCTCGCCTACGCCGGGCAGCTTCGCGGCCACGCCACCGTGGCCGAGGCCCTCGCAGACACGGAATGCCGCCGGGCCGTGGAAGCCTTCTGGGATGAAGCCGCGGCGAACCTGCCCGGCGCCGGACTGCAAATCCCGGCCTACCGGGAAGCCCTCCTGGCCCGTTTCGGCAATGCCAGGATCGCCCACAATCTGGCACAGATTGCCATGGACGGCAGCACGAAGCTGCGGATGCGCGCCGTCCCGGTGCTGCAGGCTGAACGTGCAGCCGGCAGGACAGGTGCTGCGGCGGCCTTGATGATCGCAGCATGGATGGACTTCAGCGTTGCCGCCACCTCCTTCGAGGACCCGCTGGGCGAAGACGTGGCTGCTGCGAACCGGTTGTCCGGAACTGAACGCATCAAAGCGCTGGTGGCCGTCGTCGACCCGGTACTGGCCGGAGACGCCGCCGTGGTGGCGCTGGTGGAAAGCTTGTGCGGCACGGTCCCCGGACATCCAGCGTCCCGGTAAAGCATGCTGCCAGCGGGGCTGCCCGGCACCTTCTGAGGTGCCGGGCAGCCTTTTTCTTGAAATTTCAATAAATATTTTGGCAACCGCTTGCCATTTATTTGCCACGTGATTAGCATTACAGGTAGAGCAAATCCCCGGAGTCCCCGCCGGACCCCTGACGCTTTATTTTTTGGCCGTCCCCAGGCCGCCCCGGGTAAAGGAGCCCACATTATGAAAAAGCTGAGCACACTGAGCATCGCCGGCTATGGCGCCGGCGACGCCGCCAACAACCTCGCCTTCACCACGGCCACCATGTTCCTGCTGGTCTACTACACGGACGTTGCCGGCATCTCTGCGGCGGCGGCAGGCACCCTGCTGCTGGTTGTCCGGATCTTCGACGCCTTCGCCGACGTTCTCGCCGGCCGCGTAGTGGACCGGACCTTCAGCAAACGGTTCGGCAAGTTCCGGCCGTTCATCATGTTCGGCTCCATCCCGCTGCTCCTCCTGAGCGTCGCAACATTCTCGGTGCCGCAGATCGGTGAATCCGGCACCCTGCTCTACGCCTACGTCACCTACGCAGCACTTGGCCTGGCCTACAGCCTGGTCAACATCCCCTACGGCTCCCTGGCCGGCGCCATGACGCAGGACCCGGGCGAACGCGCCAAGCTGGGATCCGCCCGTATGGTGGGCGCCGCCCTGGTGGGTTCGTCGCTGGGCATTTTCGTGGCACCGCTGATCACGCCGGGAGCCGACCTGCAGGCCACCTTCACGGGCATTACGCTGGCCTTTGTGGTGATTGGCGCGGCCCTCTACTTCTTCACGGTCTTCACAGCCAAGGAACGCGTCCACCGCGCCGTGCCCAACGTAACCCTCAAGCAGAGCCTGGACACCCTGAAGGGCAACAAGCCGCTGCTGATGCTGTGCCTGAGCTCCTTCCTCTTCCTCTCCGGCTACCTCGCCCTCACCTCGGTCCAGCTGTACTACCTGCGCGACGTGCTGGGCCGGCTGGACCTCTACCCGGTCCTGTCCATCATCCAGCTGATCCTGACCTTCGTCCTGGCGGCCTTCATGCCCCGGCTGGTGCGCGCGGTGGGCAAAAAGAACGTTTACGTCTACGCCTCCGTGGTCGCGGTCATCGGCGGAATCATCGTCTTCCTGACGCCTGCCAGCCAGACGTGGATCGGTTTCGGCGGCCTCCTGCTCAGCCTCGTGGGCGTCATGGCCGTCAGCATCGTGGTCTGGGCCCTCGAGGCAGACACCGTTGAGTACGGCGAATGGAAGACCGGCGTCCGCACCGAGGGCATCACCTACGCCCTCTTCTCCTTCACCCGCAAGACCGGCCAGGCCGTGGGCGGCGCCCTCGCCGCCTATGCCCTCGCCCTGGGCGGCTACAAGTCCGGCGCCACCCAAAGCGCCGATGCCGTCTTCGGAATCCAGGTCGCTGCCGGTGCCATCCCCGCAGTCCTTGCGCTCCTGGCCCTGCTGGTGATGTCCAAGTACAAGCTCACCGATGCACTGCACGCGGAGATCCTGGCCGAGATCCGGGCCCGCCGCACCAGCAGCGGAGCCGACGCCGATCCAACCGGCAGCGCCACCGGCAGGGACGCGGCCGGCATATCCGCTGGACCCGCTGCCGCCACCAGGCCCCCGGCAACAACCTCCAACTAAGCCCAACCTTCCTCCTCCCGCCAGCCCCTGAAAGGACCTGCCGTGAAAATCATTGCCGCCGACGTCTTTGTGACGAGTCCCTCCCGGAACTTCGTGACGCTCCGGATCACCACCGAGGACGGTGTGACCGGCATTGGTGACGCCACCCTGAACGGGCGTGAGCTTGCCGTGGCCGCGTACTTGAAGGAGCACGTGGCGCAGCTGCTGATCGGCAAGGACCCGCACCGGATCGAGGACACCTGGCAGTTCCTGTACCGGTCCTCGTACTGGCGCCGCGGGCCGGTGACGATGGCTGCGATCGCCGCGGTGGACATGGCGTTGTGGGACATCAAGGGCAAGATGGC
This genomic interval from Arthrobacter sp. SLBN-100 contains the following:
- a CDS encoding mannitol dehydrogenase family protein; amino-acid sequence: MHATTAPAPDPASELPQLNRSLHPAPKAPVRIIHLGLGAFHRSHQAWYTQQAGDAADWGIAAFTGRRPDAAVALTEQDGLYTLVERADTGDSFTVVESIVEAVDGADLQRLTELVAAPGTALVTLTITEAAYGLGADGKLDSTARDVATDLSLLGSGSGRPATPLGRLVLALAARRDAGSGPIAVVCCDNLSNNGAVARQAVAGFASAWDSGLAAWIDTNVSFVSTSVDRITPRTMEQDLDDVRKACGYRDNSPVVAEPFSSWVLSGDFPAGRPRWEDAGALFVEDIEPYENRKLWLLNGAHSLLAYAGQLRGHATVAEALADTECRRAVEAFWDEAAANLPGAGLQIPAYREALLARFGNARIAHNLAQIAMDGSTKLRMRAVPVLQAERAAGRTGAAAALMIAAWMDFSVAATSFEDPLGEDVAAANRLSGTERIKALVAVVDPVLAGDAAVVALVESLCGTVPGHPASR
- the uidB gene encoding glucuronide transporter, producing the protein MKKLSTLSIAGYGAGDAANNLAFTTATMFLLVYYTDVAGISAAAAGTLLLVVRIFDAFADVLAGRVVDRTFSKRFGKFRPFIMFGSIPLLLLSVATFSVPQIGESGTLLYAYVTYAALGLAYSLVNIPYGSLAGAMTQDPGERAKLGSARMVGAALVGSSLGIFVAPLITPGADLQATFTGITLAFVVIGAALYFFTVFTAKERVHRAVPNVTLKQSLDTLKGNKPLLMLCLSSFLFLSGYLALTSVQLYYLRDVLGRLDLYPVLSIIQLILTFVLAAFMPRLVRAVGKKNVYVYASVVAVIGGIIVFLTPASQTWIGFGGLLLSLVGVMAVSIVVWALEADTVEYGEWKTGVRTEGITYALFSFTRKTGQAVGGALAAYALALGGYKSGATQSADAVFGIQVAAGAIPAVLALLALLVMSKYKLTDALHAEILAEIRARRTSSGADADPTGSATGRDAAGISAGPAAATRPPATTSN